The segment CGAGTCGTTTACCATCCGGACTAAATGCCAAGCCTTTAATATACATTGTATGTCCTACAAGGATAGCGTGTTTTTTCCACGTGCTGTCTTCACTTTCGCTTTCTGCAGTTGGTGTATACTCCCAGATATGGATATTGTGTTCTGTGTCTACACGTGCCAGTCTGTGCTGCGTCGGGGCGAACGCCTCGGCTCGCATCAACTTCGCCTCAGCGGCAGTGAGTTCAGCAATCGGTTCGCTCTTTCCGACCTCCCAAATCTTGAAAAGGTTTCCGTCCCTACAAGTAGAAAGCATTTTCTCGCTCGCAGATAGATAAACATGATGCGAAGTCCCGGGCAGTTTTTCACCCTCGGGACGATATGAGCGTTTGCTTGCGACATCCCATAAGAGGACGTTATCACGCCAGAATCCCGCGGCAAGCGTCTTGTCATCTGACGAAAAGACTAATGTGTCCATCGTAGGAATATGTCCGTGAAGGGTTGAAAGCGTGTGAGCATCAGAATTATTATCTTTTGTCCAGATTTGGATATCACTCTCACTTGCAACTGCTAATTGCGTTCCACAGTCCGAAAAGCACACGAATTTACTGTTCCCGCGATGTTCAAATTCGTCCAGTTTCTCGCCTTTTTCTACCTGTCGGATCTCAACCTTACGCTCGGAAACTGCGGCGGTAATCAGTTCACCCTCTGGAAGAAAGTATGGGTACATTTGAGATTCTCCATAATCGGTATAGGTCCTCACCAGTTGTCCGCTTTCCGCATCCCATATATGTATTGTGCCGTGCCAATTACCGGCGGCAAGGAACCGTCCACATGGGGAAAAGGAGAACTCTCGCACCGGTTCGGGATGTCCGATGATGTCGGCAATTTGTTCCCCAGTTTCTACGTGCCAGACCGTAATTGAATCGCCATCAGGGATATTCCTACCTGTATTTTTTTGGGGGTTGTTCTTACCTGCCAGCAGGCTTAAATCTGGAGAGAAACAGAGGGGGTAGACATCGTAAGGGGATTGGACTTCCGTTTCTCTTATTTTTCTGCCGGTGTCTGGGCACCAGACATAAACCTGTCCATTTTTCATGCGGCAATTGGCAGCAGCGACGTGTTGTCCGTCTTTGGAGAAAACAGGTTTGGAAGAAATACCGCTCTTGCCGCGATGATCATCTATCTCGATTGCACAAACACCACGTTCAGTATCCCATATCTTTACATTCCCGCCAAAGGTGGACGTGACAATCTGACTGCCATCGGGCGAAAAATTGACACCACCGGTCATTCCACGTTCGGTATCCCAGAGCGCGATCGGGGTTAGCGTCGGGAGTTCGTATAACCAGAGTCCAATCCACGACCCAACTGCGAAGTACTGTCCATCGGGCGAAAATGCCATACTTCCAACACTGCCACGCCCCAATCGAGCAATCGCGCCTTCGGGAAGTGCCCACGTGGTCACATCGTCATCCGCTACACTACGTGGCACGGGGGTAAGAGAATTTCTATTTTCCATCAAAAATCTCCTATCGAATACTCGCTATCTGTGAATCGCGAGCAAAGATTGATCATGTTATCTGGAAGGAATACGCTGTGCAAATCCGTTAATGGGAAAAGTGAGACAAGAGAAAATAGAACATGCTGGATATGTACGGGATTATCCAGTTTTCATCTGAAACCTTGGTCGAAATTCGTAAAAACAAGTGGATTGTTTAACACTGTTATATTGGGTACAACTCGCTCCGGTTTCCTTTCTTCAAAAAATCTGAAGTTTATAGGAAACCTAAACCTCTAATTATCGACTGGCATCCTTACAACAACGTGTGGCTGCCAATAGAGGTCTTTGTAGAGCGACGCTCACTGACTGCTAATGGCTGATAACTGCCTGCAATTATCCGCTTGCAAGCTTTGTCGAAATAGTATATCATATACATGTCAAAAATTTAATCTTTTTTAAGGAAACCGAAAACTTGCTTTGTATCGCGTAGCGTGCTATAAAAAATACGGGAAACCCTTCCATGCGACACAACCTCTTCGTACCGAATAAAATGCCTTATGCCAAAGGAAAAAACCGCCCAGATGTCCCCTGTATTCTGTGTGCAATCGTCGAAAAAAATGATAAAGTCGAACGACTTGAGGTCCATCGAACCGAACGTTTTACCATATCGCTTAATCTCTATCCTTACAGTCCGGGGCACCTCTTAATCTTTCCGAATCGGCATATCGTTGATGTACGAGAGTTGAATCAGGAAGAGGTTCGAGACCTTCACGAACTTCAGTGTCTCTGTTTTGAAGTGTTGACGCGCGCCTATCAACCGCGAGGCTTCAACGTCGGTTATAATATGGGCGATGCCTCCGGTGCGAGCATCCCGCATTATCATCTGCACGTTGTCCCGCGATACCCGCGTGAATTGGGATTCATGGACGTTATCGGCGGTGCACGCATCATCATTGAGGACCCGAACGCGACGCAGGAGAAACTTTTACAGATATTCCAAGAACTAATAGTATAATTAAATCGCTGAGGCAAACTTGCTACTTCAAACGAATAAGGGGCGCGTCTATTGGACACAACCCCTCAAATATATAGGGAAACTAAGACTAAAATGAAAAGAAAGCAGTTTTTAATCTTTAGACTACTATTGGCTTTTGTGCTATTTTTACCTATCAGTGTATCAATTGCCGCACCTAAAACAGTACTTGAGGGACACACAGATCGTGTCTGGAGTGTTGCTTTTAGTCCAGATGGGAATATGATTGCTAGTGCTAGTTGGGATGACACTATTCGTCTTTGGGATGTAAAAACAGAGAGACTTTTACACATTCTTACAGGTCATACCAGTGATGTTACTACCGTTGCTTTCAGTCCAGATGGAAAAACACTTGTCAGTGGAAGTTGGGATGCGACCATTAAATTATGGGATCCACTCAGCGGAAAACTTAAAAGGACGTTGACCGAACATGCAGGCGGAATCTCATCTGTTGTTTTCAGTCCAGATGGACAAACATTTGCCAGTGGAAGTGCAGACAAAACTGTTAAGTTATGGAATACTTCCACATGGCAACTTAAAACTACACTTACAGAGCATAATGATGTCGTTGATGTAGTAGCACTTGCCCCTAATGGAGGAATGCTTGCAAGCGGTAGTCGGGATAAAACAATTTGCTTATGGTTTCGTTTATGGAATGGAAATTGGAA is part of the Candidatus Poribacteria bacterium genome and harbors:
- a CDS encoding WD40 repeat domain-containing protein codes for the protein MENRNSLTPVPRSVADDDVTTWALPEGAIARLGRGSVGSMAFSPDGQYFAVGSWIGLWLYELPTLTPIALWDTERGMTGGVNFSPDGSQIVTSTFGGNVKIWDTERGVCAIEIDDHRGKSGISSKPVFSKDGQHVAAANCRMKNGQVYVWCPDTGRKIRETEVQSPYDVYPLCFSPDLSLLAGKNNPQKNTGRNIPDGDSITVWHVETGEQIADIIGHPEPVREFSFSPCGRFLAAGNWHGTIHIWDAESGQLVRTYTDYGESQMYPYFLPEGELITAAVSERKVEIRQVEKGEKLDEFEHRGNSKFVCFSDCGTQLAVASESDIQIWTKDNNSDAHTLSTLHGHIPTMDTLVFSSDDKTLAAGFWRDNVLLWDVASKRSYRPEGEKLPGTSHHVYLSASEKMLSTCRDGNLFKIWEVGKSEPIAELTAAEAKLMRAEAFAPTQHRLARVDTEHNIHIWEYTPTAESESEDSTWKKHAILVGHTMYIKGLAFSPDGKRLASIAAGIPDTAKAPERDARLWDVDVGEEITKLATKFSDSKLYGGSAGNIAGIAFSPRGDIIAGGQFDEIILWDTTDGKTLMRIPQPKESRRPITLCFSPCGEYLASGAWWQSGLQKVSIRLWEVASGENIATFWGHTTDVQCFAFSQDNTLLVSGGHDGAIYLWDLTPYL
- a CDS encoding HIT domain-containing protein; this translates as MRHNLFVPNKMPYAKGKNRPDVPCILCAIVEKNDKVERLEVHRTERFTISLNLYPYSPGHLLIFPNRHIVDVRELNQEEVRDLHELQCLCFEVLTRAYQPRGFNVGYNMGDASGASIPHYHLHVVPRYPRELGFMDVIGGARIIIEDPNATQEKLLQIFQELIV